A window from Rhinolophus sinicus isolate RSC01 linkage group LG18, ASM3656204v1, whole genome shotgun sequence encodes these proteins:
- the LOC109438287 gene encoding LOW QUALITY PROTEIN: interleukin-9 receptor (The sequence of the model RefSeq protein was modified relative to this genomic sequence to represent the inferred CDS: inserted 1 base in 1 codon), with amino-acid sequence MPEKGWLRRLLSYTLVVSDVGGLCQPAVRGPRHRLLQLFPHQPEGLGCEHKDSPYHGTQQMHLRRWTAPPACRSQKALLDAAPHLPQLSLHPLWTHPPVLPAFLSPAPSPSPPTVSITCGKHGVLKHCLPNSIGGAHCHESVRPTDLSELQMQLGLWRPTSFKGTVSPSALSLAGRTLESEALRRRMSTWLLVCTWVGLGVSVPGEGEGLGAGTLTCLTNNILKIDCHWSAPELGEDCSPWLLFTSNQAPGSKHRCVFQASTCTVLLPPEEVISPFDNFTITLHWHIAGKEQVSLVDPQYLPRRHVKLDPLSDLQSNVSSDSCVLSWSISSALEPLASLLSYELAFKRREEAWERAQHKEHITGVTWLRLEAAELDPGSMYEARLRVQMATQDGAMEEEESYEGQWSEWSQPVSCPSPQRPGPLARPLGHSNSTLVAVSIFLLLTCLTYLLCKLSPRVKRTFYQHVPSPVAFFQPLYSVHNGNFKTWTWAHRTGVQLSQHCVGTPQGAAKSSVREAIAFLTCDPVDPWPPVALEEVESTGTGLPTDVLPAAILGWAGEPPAYLPQEEWGPASLARLSPPQPEGNSSDYCALACYXGGHPLTFPGNTQSSGLVVAFACGLSCDQQSLDAWQGGSCVGAGHCHGQDPGEQATGGPLGCFLPPALGRQWARS; translated from the exons ATGCCAGAGAAGGGATGGCTCCG ACGGCTGCTCAGCTACACTCTCGTGGTTTCAGATGTGGGCGGCCTGTGTCAGCCTGCCGTGCGAGGCCCACGTCACCGGTTGCTGCAGTTATTTCCTCATCAGCCTGAGGGGCTCGGCTGTGAGCACAAGGACAGTCCTTACCATGGGACCCAGCAGATGCATCTGCGAAG ATGGACTGCCCCTCCCGCTTGCCGCTCTCAGAAAGCGCTCCTGGATGCCGCCCCCCACTTGCCCCAGCTTTCTCTGCACCCTCTGTGGACTCACCCACctgtccttcctgccttcctgtctcctgctcccagcccttccccaccCACTGTCAGCATCACCTGTGGAAAGCACGGCGTCCTCAAGCACTGTCTGCCCAACAGCATCGGTGGTGCCCATTG CCATGAGTCCGTCAGGCCCACtgacctttctgagcttcagatGCAGCTCGGACTGTGGCGCCCGACCTCTTTCAAGGGCACAGTGAG CCCCTCGGCCCTGTCCCTTGCAGGTCGGACCTTGGAGAGTGAGGCTCTGAGGCGACGGATGAGTACTTGGCTCCTGGTCTGCACCTGGGTCGGCTTGGGAGTCTCGGTGCCaggggaaggagaag GACTCGGGGCTGGAACCCTCACCTGTCTCACCAACAACATCCTGAAGATTGACTGCCACTGGTCTGCCCCAGAGCTGGGCGAGGACTGCAGCCCCTGGCTCCTCTTTACCAG CAACCAGGCTCCGGGCAGCAAGCACAGGTGTGTTTTCCAGGCCAGCACGTGCACTGTGCTGCTGCCGCCTGAGGAGGTGATTTCACCTTTTGACAACTTCACCATCACGTTGCACTGGCACATCGCCGGGAAGGAGCAGGTCAGCCTGGTGGACCCCCAGTACCTGCCCCGGAGACATG TGAAGCTGGACCCTCTGTCTGACCTGCAGAGCAATGTCAGCTCTGACTCCTGCGTCCTGTCCTGGAGCATTAGTTCTGCCTTGGAGCCGCTGGCCTCACTGCTCAGCTACGAGCTGGCTTTCAAGAGGCGGGAAGAGGCTTGGGAG CGGGCCCAGCACAAGGAGCACATCACCGGGGTGACCTGGCTCCGCCTTGAAGCTGCCGAGTTGGACCCTGGTTCCATGTATGAGGCCAGGCTGCGTGTCCAGATGGCCACCCAGGACGGTGccatggaggaggaggaaagctACGAGGGCCAGTGGAGCGAATGGAGCCAGCCCGTGAGCTGCCCCTCTCCCCAGAGACCAG GCCCCCTGGCCCGTCCCTTGGGGCACTCCAACAGCACGCTTGTGGCTGTGTCCATCTTCCTCCTGCTCACCTGCCTGACCTACCTCCTGTGCAAGCTGTCACCCAG GGTGAAGAGAACCTTCTACCAGCACGTGCCCTCTCCGGTGGCCTTCTTCCAGCCTCTCTACAGTGTGCACAACGGGAACTTCAAG ACCTGGACGTGGGCCCACAGAACTGGGGTGCAGCTGAGCCAGCACTGTGTCGGCACCCCACAAGGAGCTGCGAAATCTAGTGTCCGGGAGGCCATCGCATTCCTTACCTGTGACCCGGTGGACCCTTGGCCGCCCGTGGccctggaggaggtggagagCACTGGCACTGGCCTCCCCACGGATGTATTGCCAGCAGCAAtcctggggtgggcaggggagccACCTGCCTATCTGCCACAGGAGGAGTGGGGCCCTGCGAGCCTCGCCAGGCTGTCACCCCCACAGCCAGAGGGCAATAGCAGCGACTACTGTGCCCTGGCCTGCT GGGGAGGTCACCCCTTGACTTTCCCAGGAAACACACAGAGCTCTGGGCTGGTCGTGGCCTTTGCCTGTGGCCTGTCCTGCGACCAGCAGAGCCTGGATGCCTGGCAAGGAGGTAGCTGCGTGGGAGCTGGTCACTGTCACGGACAAGACCCTGGTGAACAGGCCACAGGAGGACCTCTGGGGTGTTTTCTGCCCCCTGCCCTTGGCAGACAGTGGGCTCGGTCCTGA